DNA from Elaeis guineensis isolate ETL-2024a chromosome 2, EG11, whole genome shotgun sequence:
CTAGGGTTAGTAGCTCCGGTAATGGGCAGCAAAGACAGAGAAATGTTGATATAGGAAACCAAGATGAGAACTTGGCGACCCCGATGGATATATCTCTGGGAGAGATTTCTAGCACAAATATTATGACAGAAGATGCAGTTGCTGATTCTATGCTGACCAGAATGGAAACAGTAACATATGATTCTTTTATGGGAAGTGCAGAAAACACTGAAGGGCAGCCTACTGTTGGATTTCAGCAAAGAAGTTCTACTGGTATGGTGGAGAGTTTGAATGCTTTGAACACCAGGCCATCAACTACTTTCCATTGCAATGGGATGGCTATAAGAATACCTGTGAGGCAATCAAGGCCAGGTGTAGAGAGCACTTCTGCTttcaatccttcaatctcttCAGGCAGTACCGGCCTTCAAATGTTATTAAGAAGTGTAGATGGTGGACAACTTCATCAATTTATTCCTTTCAGTGATGCAGTATGCTGGGAGCTGCCTTTTTTACAGGGCTGGTTAATGGGTCAAACTCATGCAGGCCTGCATACAGCAATTCCTGTCAATAGTGCACTCCAAGGAAATTCATCTGTAGTTCGCGGAACAGGAACTGACTTCTTGACACCTGAATTAGTGTATACCCGTAATGTGGAAGCTCTAGTGGCTTCTTCTTCAATGCCAACCACTAATGGCCATGCTAGGGTAACCGGACGATCTGGTTCTCGGCATCGGTCACGCTCCCGTTTGATGGCTTCTACAGCTGTTGGAGAAGGTGCCTTATTTCTTAATGCCCAAAATGATGAAGCTGAGCCTCATCCTGGTCCTAGCGGTATTGAATCTGAAATTCCTACATCGTTGGCTGCAGCAGCTGCTGCTGAACTACCTTGTACGGTGAAGCTAAGAATATGGCCACATGATATACAAGATCCATGTGCCACTTTAGAGCCAGAGGCATGCCGTTTAACCATACCACATGCTGTCCTTTGCAGGTGAAGTTCCTATctgtgataactaagtcataattTTCCTGTTTTTCTTTTGTTATCTCCTTTTTAGCTTCTTCTTATTGAAGTCGCATGAGTACCATGTTGGAATTATTGATCTACTCTCTCTTATGAGTGTGCTTATTCTCGGTCATCATAATTCATCTATTCTGCTTAGAAATTATAATTTGTCATAACAGTTTATAAGGTTTTACTGTGATAATCTCAAAATACAAGTTCCTTTTATTTCTATTATGGTCTGTCCAACTCAATTTTATGACATGAATGTTGCTTCTGCTTATATGTGCATGTTACAACAGTATGGCCTTTGATAGGAATGAACTATAACCGTGAATTTATATAGCTGCACAGATTAGCTTTAGACTTCTTGTTGCTGATTTTGGTCATAGATTACATTCTATTTGAATAACTAGCTGCATTTAATAATGACAGTGAAATGGGTGCCCATTTTTCTCCTTGTGGCCGATTTTTGGTTGCTTGTGTTGCATGCTTACTGCCCCATGTTGAAGGTGATCCGGGGGTTCAGTCACAGATGCAACATGATAATACAGGGGCAGCAACATCCCCAACACGCCATCCAATTTCAGCTCACCAAGTTATGTATGAGCTTCGCATCTATTCTCTTGAAGAGGCAACGTAAGAGTGAAGCCTGTTGCTTTTTGGTATTTATGTTTTGTAACCACTTTTTCCCCGAAAAATGTTTTATATATGTATCATGGTTTGATTTTCTGTTTTGCTGCAGCTTCGGCATGGTGCTAGCTTCAAGAGCAATCAGAGCGGCTCATTGCTTGACTTCTATTCAGGTTAGGGGCGGTTGAAATCAAGTTTGTGTATACTTGTCTCTTCCCTTGAGTATTTATTTCAAGATAAAATAGCCATAGCTTTCTATGGGGGCTTATTGGATACATGTCAATGAATAAAGCCACACTAATAGGAGTATATTTTGTTGTCAAATATCCTGAGATATATTTCCTGCCTTATCTTGGGTGACACCTACATATGATGCTCTTAAAAGCAGCTTGACCACACCAGAAAAGTTCAGAAAATTAGcccaaaaatttaatttaagtgtGGTCAACTGGGGAGGGCAATAAGATATACAGTATATATTAagagtataaaaaaaatagatatgcttAAAGTAAATTACCAAATGCATATATTCTTTCAATGCAATGCCTTTTAGATTTGAAGAATATAATCCCACATGATTGGTTTAATAGAGAACCGAGGTGTTTCAAGGACCGGAGACATTATGTTTCGCTGTCTTTGACCTCCAAGATGACCTGAAAGAGAAGTATAGAAATCAtatcaaggtttgccataccgtgccgaatCGGCCGGTACATCCCATCTCGTACGGACGGCGGGAACCGGCACGATTCGAccggtaaaatcggtacaccggcAGTACCGAAGAATAAAgaacggaaagtgagaaagagagagaggggagggaagggagggaggtgggagccatcGGAGGCCGAtcgagggaggtgggagccgtcggaggcTGGCGGTGGCCGGCTACAGTcgtcggagggcttccgagcccGTATCGCctgatagggctttcaagagagcaaacaagagagagagagcgctcggagggggGGCGGAGAACTACCAGACAGACGGTGCCTCCGTTGCGAGGCTTCCGGTGGCCGGCGAGCCGATgccgacggcctgagggcggtcgagcgggcggagcgCGAAGCCCCTTCGCGGCTCCGCcctcttctttttcgaaacagacgacatctgttttgattttttctttttttttgttttaaacttatgaagtcggcaactgggttgctgacttaagaatttttttttaaaaaaaacaaaaatcgtgAAGCCAGCAAattgtttgccgacttcacttaaaaccatgtttttaaaaaaatttgcgaaacagggacgatgcccctgtttcacgcctgcggcGCCGCGCGCGTAGACGGCGCCtccgacggccacggcggccagtcggaggccgtccggtggccccgccggctccttcccctccctttttttttcttcctctttctctctcttatttctctcaatttctctcttttttcttccggTTCGGATCGTCGGTTTggtacggtatgaaaccatacTGAACCGTACCGCGGCCGGCGAAACGGCTGCGGTACCGGTTCAGCAAATCTTGAACCATATAGTGTCAATCCTTTAGGCTTAGGTGTTGCATATCtatgttctttattttttttttgtgtgttaaATATGGATAAATATTCACTGTCCACTCCTTAAATTTCCTCCATCCAAATCTCTTGATATAATACATTTTGTGGTATCACAAGTAAAACATTTGTATTAATGGAAAAGTCTGGCGTTGCAGTTATTAGTGTATATTTCTTTGATGTAGATGAACTTGCTGAAAGATCAAGTTATTACAGATCACCACTACTGCCACTTGTCCCTGTTGTTTTCACTCAACTCAGTTGATGTAATCAATTCTCTGTGGTATTGTATGTGGAAGAGGAAGAACTTGTGTCATGCTCCTGTCCTAGACTCATAGCCACAAATATAAGATGTCTCCCTGTTTTGAAGGTAGTAATATGTTATGAAGTATCTAAACCATGCATACATAGATGTTCCCAGTGTGTGTGTCTATGATGATTAAGGGCAGAACTAAACAGAAaaggaatattataatttttatccacAAATCACCAATGTTGGACTTGGGCAGAAGAGCCATGACATGACATCCAACCCTCCATTTCACATCATTACAATGCACTTCAATAAACTGGAAAGGAGAGCAGGATGGATTTTGGAGGAAAGGACTTCTAGTAAGGAAAGAGAGCAAGTCAATTAACAGGTCCGATCCCACCTCAATCAATCAGAAATGGACTAGTATATGCCTTTTTGGTGAAAGGAAGATTATCAATGGTGCAATGGACCTGTAAATGTAGTAGGGGAAAGGAAGACAACAAACAGAGAAGGAAGGTTGTAATCCCTCAACCAGTGCAGGATCCTTGCGACTTTCTTTATATTGGCTGGCAATCTAGTTATTGGATTCTAATGACACCTCAACTAGACAGTTTATTAGCTTTCTATGATGCTGCATCTAATGGCAGTCATCTGTTATAAGACAGGCCAAGCAGTTGTTATTGATGTTGAAAGCCTTCAGGATGAGTCGTAAAAGATATTCCAAGCCTTCATTCATGAAACTTGGGAAGCAGTGTTGTGTAGGTGATAATGCAATGGTTCATTGTTGGGCAAAAATGAACTTAAACACATGATTATACTATGTTATTGGTTTCACACATAGAATTAAAAGTTTGTGACATGGGGCATTAGTACCTTTTTACATTGTTCTCATTACGAATGTTTGTATTGGTTTGCACAATAAAATTTATCTCACTGATTAATGTTTTCCTATGCAGTTTTCTCCTACATCGGAACACATATTATTAGCTTATGGTCGTCGCCATAGTTCGCTTCTAAGGAGCATTGTTGTTGATGGGGAGACTGCAATACCTATATACACAATATTGGAGGTAGATATGATTCAGTTACCAGTATTTTGGTTTTGCACTATCCATTCCTTTGCAAATAATAATACAAGATTCTCCTATGATGTGAATTCTTTTATATATTTGTAATTGTTGCATAATTTTCTCTTTTGTGAAGCTACTtatacagattttttttttttttttttcatgaaagccATACCAAATTCATGTATACTTTTGGCATTCCCATGTTACACTGTTTTTGAATATTTAATTCCAGGTTTATAGAGTTTCAGATATGGAGCTTGTAAAAGTTCTTCCTAGTGCAGAAGATGAGGTCAATGTTGCATGCTTTCATCCTTCAGTTGGAGGAGGTCTTGTTTATGGGACTAAGGTGATGGCTTAAAAATTTGATTATCATTTTTTCAGAAACTTTAGCTTCCAATATGAACTGTGACAATTTCATGGTCAAGCACAGGAAGGCAAGCTCAGGATTCTTCAGTATGATGGCCCACATGACACAAGTTGCACAGGACCAAATTTCTTTCTTGAGGAGAATATGCTTGAGGTAATAATTTTAGGTTCACTGCTATTTCGTTTATCCATGCTTGGAATCTTTACCTTGATTCTCTTTATTATTTCCCTCTTATCATGATCTTCATTGAAGCCACCCCCCCAAACCCCCCCCTCCAACTTCCTCCCTGTGCATCTCCATGCATGCAtccgtggaaccctatttacaaaATTTGGTACTGCTTCATTAGTGCTTTCCAAATTGAATGGTATGTTAGTTTTGATCCATGTAAAACCTGATTTAACTTTTTTCAAGCTTATTTGTCCGGATTGTGGAACTTGTCAGTCTTATTTAATGATTGTTAGTAGTGTGCACGGGAATGTTTATAAATGATCCTTGGACAAATCTAGCAGATTCTGGACCTTCTTGGTGGTTATAGAGGTCTCCTGATGGCTTGTAATTTGGGAATGTAGGATTTATCATGAATGACTGTAGAAACCACATTTTGCTTTTTAAAGTTCATGGAGTTGGTTCTCATAAAACATGCTTTTGAATAATCTCAGATTCTGCAGTATCAAACTTAAACATCATAGCAGGAGCTTACGTGAACCAGCGGAGCAATATTACCTAGACATTTCCCATTTCTTCTTTATTAAGGATTTACAATGCCCTTCTTGGCTGCTGTTATACAAGGATATGCAACAATATCAAAAAGAGAGGCATGAAGGTGAAAGCAGCTAGTTGTTGAATGAAGGCTTTGGTATGCTAAGATAAAGATCTAGCTGCAAATGTGGGCAGAAATCATTCAATTAATGAAGAATTGACAGAGAGTAAGCTCAATAATAGTTAAAAAAAGAACACCGTGTACCTACACATATTTTACATTGACTGCTGAGGAGGGTCATATTTACCTTTCTGTTAAAACTAGATAGTAGTTCCCTGAAGAAGTACTGGGATTATTGGTCCTCAACCATTTACTGATTGTACTTCTGTCATTGTCTCAGGAAGACAATAATGGGATCAATACTAATAATCACAGATTTTGTATCCTATTGCAATTTAACTCCGTGGGCTTGAGGAAGAGGTATTAAGAGGTATAGAGAGAGGTAGATTAGAAGTCAAACCCAACTAGATGAAATATTTGAGTTTAGGCAGGTTCATACATATCCATGTATTAGTTGACACTGCTTGACCTATATCAGCTTGTGTCTAGAAATTTATTGCACGCTGTTGTGCAGGCGAAGATGGATCAATATGCACCAATAAGGGCTATTCTACTCTTTTTTCATCTTGTGAACTATCACCACATATTGTACATCATTGCATGGTACAAATCTATATTTGGTCTCTAAGCACTAGGTTTTTTTCCAAAAGTATAATACTTTGTCTTATAAATGTTCAGAAGGATGGGTAACAATTTAGCAGTTTCAGGCTTAGTAGCATTGTTGTTGCCTTGTTGGTATTATCTCTGATTTCTAATGTGTACCTATTATTGTAGAACACTTTGTTCTAGGTGTATGCCTAATGGCATATAGAATGCGCTAGGTATTCAACACATATATATTTCTTTGTATTCTAGCCCTTTGGTCACAAGGTGTTTGGTGAGAACCTTGCCTTGAGGCGAGGTAAGGTGCGCCTATCTATACTAAGTCTTCTCAGACAATGATATAGAATTATTATGAACAAATGTCGCAAATAAGATAATTCACAATTTTGCAAGCAGTGGGACTGcatcattttattttctttcctgTTTATGATGCTTTGTTGGCTTATTACCTTAAGACTCTAAATAGTTTTCCTCAACCATATAAGATATTTTTGTGCTATTGCCCAAAACTAAGTAGATGCAGTGCTTTATTCCATTTGTTGATTTTGTTTTACCTATCATGAGGTTACATTTGCGGATCCTAGAAAATTGTTTCCAATGGTGATAGCGGTTTAAAACCAATTGCAGCTATGTTGGGAACAGTCAATTTATTTTAACAATGATaagatataatatattttttgcatTTCTTGTGTGGCAGATCCAGAAGTATGCCTTAGAATGTTGAAAAATAGAGATCGCTATTAATCCAAGAGTCATTGCTCATTTTGCTTGGTACTGCTGCTTACTCCTTGCTGCTTGTATGTTACCTTGTCATGTTCTCTATATTTGATAAGCGTGTCCACTTCCCAATTAAATGTTACTAATATCGAGGTATCCTTTCCCATTACCCACAGAGAATTTTTAAAATATGCCAACTTTTTTGCATGAACGTTTCTGATTGATTTTTATCACTTCTTTTTTTATGAATACCTTTTATTAGCGGTGATTTCGAATCATTTGTAAGTTAATTGAGACCTAAGTGTATGTGTTGGATGAATAATTGGTCATTCTAGCCAACTCTTATAATACGGTCACTATTCGTGAACCAACCTTCACAGTATCAGTAAGTGTTGGCTAAGTTTTGAGTTTTCCCCCACCCTTTCTATTGCGCTAATTTAATGAGAGATTTTATGCAAGTCGTTGGTGATTACTTTGTTGAAGAAAAACTTGGTGCATGTGCAGGCTGATAACCTTTGTACAGAAGTACCTCCAAGAGATACAGTGTAGTAGTTGTCTTGACTCTTCCTCAACTAACTCAAGGCAGATCGTGCACCGGGAGTTTGTTCAAGTGGATGTGGAATTTGGTAAGCATACGTGACATTGTAAATGTAAGAATGAATGTTATTTATAAAGATAAGAAGCACTGAAAATGCTGTACCATCATTAAAGCCTGATCCATATCAAAGATTCCTTGGTTGTTATGTGGTATTTGAATTTGTAAGGTTACAAAACCAGCAGAAAGTTTCTGACATGTACTTTGGGGGAGAGGTGGGTAGCATAAGACTAATGAACTGGGAGTGTGCAATGCTTATCTGCCTTATCAGTTCATTTACAAGGGAAGTATACATGAGAATTAATATACAAAAAGTCCTTGTAGATGCAGATACAATATGTATTAGGCTTAGTGATGTGCGGTAAAATACGCTGTACTGGAGCTTTTATATCTCAGATTTATTCAGGTTGATGCATGCTTTGGAGCTGTATTGCAC
Protein-coding regions in this window:
- the LOC105037476 gene encoding LOW QUALITY PROTEIN: uncharacterized protein (The sequence of the model RefSeq protein was modified relative to this genomic sequence to represent the inferred CDS: inserted 1 base in 1 codon) — protein: MSQPWVDDAKFSAFTSSSSSHPAFSQSSLYSSLSCSYRNVYRLLALREISPRAKCYSKRLWGEATKGRADCLELRCETIDARRALISWVEAESLRHLSAKYCPLLPPPRSTIAAAFSSDGKTLASTHGDHTVKIIDCHTGNCLKVLTGHRRTPWVVRYHPLYSEILASGSLDHEVRIWDAHTADCIGSRDFYRPIAXIAFHAQGELLAVASGHKLYIWNYNKRGEASSPVIVLRTRRSLRAVHFHPHAAPFLLTAEVNDLDSPDSPLTLATSSGYLHYPPPAVFFANINSSLHPHLEAQGPRVSSSGNGQQRQRNVDIGNQDENLATPMDISLGEISSTNIMTEDAVADSMLTRMETVTYDSFMGSAENTEGQPTVGFQQRSSTGMVESLNALNTRPSTTFHCNGMAIRIPVRQSRPGVESTSAFNPSISSGSTGLQMLLRSVDGGQLHQFIPFSDAVCWELPFLQGWLMGQTHAGLHTAIPVNSALQGNSSVVRGTGTDFLTPELVYTRNVEALVASSSMPTTNGHARVTGRSGSRHRSRSRLMASTAVGEGALFLNAQNDEAEPHPGPSGIESEIPTSLAAAAAAELPCTVKLRIWPHDIQDPCATLEPEACRLTIPHAVLCSEMGAHFSPCGRFLVACVACLLPHVEGDPGVQSQMQHDNTGAATSPTRHPISAHQVMYELRIYSLEEATFGMVLASRAIRAAHCLTSIQFSPTSEHILLAYGRRHSSLLRSIVVDGETAIPIYTILEVYRVSDMELVKVLPSAEDEVNVACFHPSVGGGLVYGTKEGKLRILQYDGPHDTSCTGPNFFLEENMLEADNLCTEVPPRDTV